TGCCCTCGAAGGCCTTTTATTCGGCAAGCCTGTATTTGTCTATAAATTCATTCAGGCTAACCGTGAATATGACTACTATGATACCCTTGAACGCTATATTCAAAAAGAACCGTCAGACTTAACCCGCATCATCGCCCGCTATTATTCCAGCAATATAGAGAAATCAAACTACAAGACTGTAAAAGAGAAATTCTTGCAGCAATCCTATCAGATTCCTGACTCCGGCAAAGCGCTTGCGGATCTCATGGACCACCTGATCCATGGAAGCGAGAATCGATGAAGCGGGAGGTGGAGCGCATGTTCTTCCGGAATAAAAGGATTCTGATCATCGGTGGTACCGGCACCATCGGGAAAAGTATTGCGAAGCTCCTTCTGAAGCAGGGGCCAGAAATCATCCGGATTCTCAGCAGAGACGAGTATAAGCAGTTCGAGCTGCAGGATGAGCTGCAAGGGAACGCAAGACTTAGCTACCTGATCGGCGATGTCCGGGATTATGACCGTGTGCTGACTGCGATGGAGGGGATAGATTATGTGTTCCATGCAGCTGCTATGAAGCATGTATCCTTCTGTGAATATAACCCGTTCGAGGCTGTACTTACGAATATTATCGGCACTCATAACGTGATTCAGGCAGCGAAGCAGCAGAAGGTGCGCAAGGTCGTTTTTACAAGCACGGATAAAGCCATTTCACCGACCAACAACTACGGAGCCACGAAGCTGTCTGCCGAGAAGCTGATTTCCTCTGCTGTCACCCCGGGCGGCTCCGGCCAAACGGTGTTCTGCACCGTACGGTTCGGGAATGTGATGGGCTCCAGAGGGTCTGTCATTCCCTTGTTTGTGAAGCAGGCGAGAGAAGGCAGGGCGATCACTGTAACCGATCTGTCCATGACAAGGTTCATGATGACGCTGGAGCAGGCGACCCGGCTGACCGTTCAGTCCCTGCAGCTGGCGAAGGGTGGTGAGACTTTTATTCTGAAGATGCCGGTGATCAGGCTGAAGGATCTGGCTGAGGTTGTAGCCGAGGAGGCGCCGAAGAAATATGGGACCCTGCCGACTACGGTGAAGATCCTGGAGATCGGCCTGAAGCCCGGCGAGAAGAGATACGAAGAACTGATGACTCATGAGGAATCCTTAAGCGCTTATGAATTAAAGGATGTATACATTGTCCCTTCCCCCTATGCTGCAACGCAGTCCTACCGGGAAGCAGTCAGGCCGAAGCCGGGCACCTACAGCTCCGAAGGAGAGATCCCGCTGACCAAGGAGCAGGTCAAGAAGCTGGCATCGGAACAAAATCTAATCTAGTGGAGGCTACTATGAATATACTTGTAACCGGAGGTACCGGCTTCATCGGCAGATGGGTGGTCGGACGTTTGTTGAAGGATGGACAAAGGGTATGGGTCGTCGATAATCTGGCGAATTCATCCCTGGATAATCTGAAAGAGTACGAGGATAACGAGCATTTGCAGAAGGTGCAGATCATGGACCTCAAGGACAGAGCAGCCTTGAAGGAGCTTTTCCGGGAGAATTCCTTCGACCTGTGCTACCATCTGGCGGCAAGCATTAATGTGCAAGACAGCATAGATGATCCTGAGACCACGTTCAACAATGATACGCTGGCGACCTTCTATCTGCTCGAGGAATGCCGCAAGCAGCAGGTGAAGATGGTCTTCATGAGTACCTGCATGGTCTACGCCAGAGCGACGGATGAACAGGGAATTGACGAGCAATCTCCTATTAAGCCAGCCTCTCCCTATGCCGGGGCCAAGATCGCTGCGGAGAACATGGTACTATCCTATTTCTATGCCTATGATCTGCCGGTGGTGGTCG
The sequence above is a segment of the Paenibacillus sp. FSL R7-0204 genome. Coding sequences within it:
- a CDS encoding dTDP-glucose 4,6-dehydratase, which translates into the protein MNILVTGGTGFIGRWVVGRLLKDGQRVWVVDNLANSSLDNLKEYEDNEHLQKVQIMDLKDRAALKELFRENSFDLCYHLAASINVQDSIDDPETTFNNDTLATFYLLEECRKQQVKMVFMSTCMVYARATDEQGIDEQSPIKPASPYAGAKIAAENMVLSYFYAYDLPVVVVRPFNTYGPYQKTGGEGGVVAIFIHSKLKGKPLNIYGDGTQSRDLLYVGDCADFVVEAGYSDKLYGEIVNAGTGKDITVNQLAELIADGQAPIQHVPHIHPQSEIQKLLCNYNKAEKQLSWTPKVTIQEGIRQTEQWILETFHRKEPNQS
- a CDS encoding SDR family NAD(P)-dependent oxidoreductase, with translation MFFRNKRILIIGGTGTIGKSIAKLLLKQGPEIIRILSRDEYKQFELQDELQGNARLSYLIGDVRDYDRVLTAMEGIDYVFHAAAMKHVSFCEYNPFEAVLTNIIGTHNVIQAAKQQKVRKVVFTSTDKAISPTNNYGATKLSAEKLISSAVTPGGSGQTVFCTVRFGNVMGSRGSVIPLFVKQAREGRAITVTDLSMTRFMMTLEQATRLTVQSLQLAKGGETFILKMPVIRLKDLAEVVAEEAPKKYGTLPTTVKILEIGLKPGEKRYEELMTHEESLSAYELKDVYIVPSPYAATQSYREAVRPKPGTYSSEGEIPLTKEQVKKLASEQNLI